In Candidatus Methylomirabilis limnetica, the following proteins share a genomic window:
- a CDS encoding HRDC domain-containing protein, whose protein sequence is MFEMLRVLRRTMAAERGIPPYLIFSDASLREMTRARPTAKDAFLQIKGVGLRKLQELGPRFLACIRAHRDDSTGDTSPVP, encoded by the coding sequence CTGTTCGAGATGCTCCGTGTCCTCCGTCGGACCATGGCCGCAGAGCGAGGTATCCCACCCTACCTCATCTTCAGCGACGCCAGCCTGCGTGAGATGACACGAGCACGCCCCACCGCGAAGGACGCCTTCCTGCAGATCAAGGGGGTCGGCCTGCGCAAGCTCCAGGAGCTTGGCCCGCGCTTTCTGGCCTGCATCCGCGCACACAGAGACGACTCCACAGGCGACACTTCGCCTGTGCCCTGA